A window of Clostridium botulinum BKT015925 contains these coding sequences:
- a CDS encoding IS1182 family transposase produces MLTNNERKQNQLELVYIENLVPENHILRKIDKFIDFSFIRNLTKDLYCPDNGRPSVDPVVLFKMLFIGYLFGIRSERQLVKEIQVNVAYRWFLGYGLTDKIPSHSTISQNRTKRFNDTNIHQEIFDNIVFQAINRNLVDGKILYTDSTHLKANANKHKLIKKEITKSTKEYFDELEKDINKDRINHNKKPLKKDLKTSETKEIKVSTTDPDSGYMVRDGKPKGFFYLDHRTVDGKYNIITDVHVTPGNINDVDPYVKRIETQIKKFNFNTKYLVADAGYSTNPICKQVSEKNYQGVFGFRLGPHVKEKYTKYRFQYIKELDGYVCMNNFFLKYKTTTRSGYKEYVSNADECASCKYKNNCLTSDKSINRTIRRHVWEDYKDQIFAFTKTEKGKSIYKKRKEKIERSFADSKELHGLRYCRMRGIKNVSEQCLLTAAVQNMKKIAMVLSHKRYLTKVKASNYMEAF; encoded by the coding sequence ATGCTTACTAATAATGAGAGAAAACAAAATCAATTAGAACTGGTTTATATAGAAAACTTAGTACCAGAAAATCATATACTTAGAAAAATAGATAAATTCATAGACTTTTCGTTTATACGAAATTTAACTAAGGATTTATATTGTCCTGACAATGGTAGACCATCAGTAGATCCAGTTGTGTTATTTAAAATGCTTTTTATTGGATACCTATTCGGTATACGCTCTGAGCGTCAGCTCGTAAAGGAAATACAAGTAAATGTAGCTTATAGGTGGTTCTTAGGATATGGACTTACTGATAAAATACCAAGCCATTCTACCATAAGTCAAAATAGAACAAAGAGATTCAATGATACAAATATACATCAAGAAATATTTGATAACATTGTATTTCAAGCGATTAATAGAAATTTAGTCGATGGCAAAATTTTATACACTGATTCTACCCATCTAAAAGCTAACGCTAATAAACATAAACTTATAAAAAAAGAAATAACTAAATCTACAAAGGAATACTTTGATGAATTAGAAAAAGATATTAATAAAGATAGAATTAATCATAATAAAAAGCCTCTAAAAAAAGACCTAAAAACATCTGAAACCAAAGAAATAAAAGTAAGTACAACTGATCCAGACAGTGGATATATGGTTAGGGACGGAAAACCAAAAGGTTTTTTTTATTTAGATCATAGAACTGTTGACGGAAAATATAATATTATAACTGATGTTCATGTAACTCCAGGTAATATTAATGATGTAGATCCTTATGTTAAAAGAATAGAGACGCAAATAAAAAAGTTTAATTTTAATACAAAGTATTTAGTAGCTGATGCTGGTTATTCTACAAATCCTATTTGTAAGCAAGTTTCAGAAAAAAATTATCAAGGTGTTTTTGGTTTCCGTTTAGGACCTCATGTTAAAGAAAAGTATACTAAATATAGATTTCAATATATTAAAGAATTAGATGGATATGTATGTATGAATAACTTCTTTTTAAAATACAAAACCACTACAAGAAGCGGATATAAAGAATATGTTAGTAATGCGGATGAATGTGCTTCATGCAAATATAAAAATAATTGCTTAACATCTGATAAATCAATTAACAGAACTATACGTCGTCATGTTTGGGAAGATTATAAGGATCAAATTTTTGCATTTACTAAAACTGAAAAAGGTAAAAGTATTTATAAAAAACGTAAAGAAAAAATTGAGCGTAGCTTTGCTGATTCAAAAGAATTACATGGGCTGCGCTATTGTCGCATGCGAGGAATTAAAAATGTTTCCGAGCAATGCTTACTTACAGCAGCAGTTCAGAATATGAAAAAGATAGCCATGGTGCTATCGCATAAAAGATATTTGACGAAAGTAAAAGCCTCCAATTACATGGAGGCTTTTTGA
- the tsaD gene encoding tRNA (adenosine(37)-N6)-threonylcarbamoyltransferase complex transferase subunit TsaD, with protein MSKDIKILAIESSCDETAAAVVVNGREVLSNVIASQIDIHTKFGGVVPEVASRKHIEAIGIVVKEALEEANVELKDIDAIGVTYGPGLVGALLVGVQYAKALAYALQKPLIGVNHIEGHISANFIQYKDLKPPFVCLVVSGGHTFIVHMKDYGEFEVLGETRDDAAGEAFDKVARAIGLGYPGGPKIDKISREGNENAIVFPRAKFHEKDSLDFSFSGIKSAVLNYINKMSMKNEEINRPDVAASFQKSVVDVLVDNVVKACKMKKVNRIAIAGGVASNSHLREAMIKAGNENGIEILFPEPILCTDNAAMIGSAAYFEYIKGVKAPLELNAIPNLKLGER; from the coding sequence ATGAGTAAAGATATAAAAATTCTTGCGATAGAAAGTAGTTGTGATGAAACAGCAGCAGCAGTAGTTGTAAATGGAAGAGAAGTTTTATCTAATGTTATAGCATCTCAAATAGATATACACACTAAATTTGGAGGAGTAGTTCCAGAAGTTGCATCAAGAAAGCATATAGAGGCTATTGGAATTGTAGTTAAAGAAGCCTTAGAGGAGGCAAATGTTGAACTTAAAGATATAGATGCAATAGGAGTAACATATGGACCGGGGTTGGTAGGGGCCCTGTTAGTAGGAGTTCAATATGCTAAGGCTCTTGCTTATGCGTTGCAAAAACCGTTAATTGGAGTTAATCATATAGAAGGACATATTAGTGCTAACTTTATACAGTATAAAGATTTAAAACCTCCATTTGTTTGTCTTGTAGTATCCGGTGGACATACATTTATAGTTCATATGAAAGACTATGGAGAATTCGAGGTTTTAGGTGAAACTAGAGATGATGCAGCTGGAGAAGCTTTTGATAAAGTTGCAAGAGCTATTGGACTTGGATATCCTGGTGGTCCAAAGATAGATAAAATCTCAAGAGAGGGCAATGAAAATGCTATAGTTTTTCCTAGGGCTAAATTTCATGAAAAGGATAGTTTAGATTTTTCTTTTAGTGGTATTAAATCGGCAGTACTTAATTATATAAATAAAATGAGTATGAAAAATGAAGAAATAAACAGACCGGATGTTGCGGCCTCTTTCCAAAAGTCAGTTGTAGATGTTTTGGTTGATAATGTAGTTAAGGCTTGTAAGATGAAAAAAGTAAATAGAATTGCTATAGCAGGAGGGGTTGCTTCTAATTCTCATCTTAGAGAGGCAATGATAAAAGCGGGAAATGAAAATGGAATAGAGATATTATTCCCAGAACCTATATTATGTACAGACAATGCAGCTATGATTGGTAGTGCTGCATATTTTGAATATATAAAAGGAGTTAAAGCTCCACTTGAGTTAAATGCTATACCGAACTTAAAACTTGGTGAAAGATAA
- a CDS encoding SLAP domain-containing protein, which yields MKRMVAFIISFIFFLTGCAMHNKMDSSNTSLENKEISKKNQKYSFSPIADLSKINDKKKTELQNSLNNFGDVPNDVVTFNPINAYYNDDGSLAVDLFVRNGHKEAIFNIDVNLKLIKDGKVIASAPFSFVKEEFGVIESNDSRPWTILYYPEDIHIKDVKLDSYVIEGENIQYEY from the coding sequence ATGAAAAGAATGGTGGCGTTTATAATATCATTTATATTTTTTCTTACAGGCTGTGCGATGCATAACAAGATGGACTCTTCTAATACTAGCCTAGAAAATAAAGAAATTTCTAAAAAAAATCAAAAATACAGTTTTAGTCCTATAGCAGATTTATCAAAAATAAACGATAAAAAAAAGACGGAATTACAGAATTCATTAAATAATTTTGGAGATGTTCCTAACGATGTGGTAACGTTTAATCCAATAAACGCATATTATAATGATGATGGTAGTTTAGCTGTTGATTTATTTGTTAGAAATGGTCATAAAGAAGCTATATTTAATATAGATGTCAATCTGAAGCTCATAAAGGATGGTAAAGTCATTGCATCTGCACCTTTTAGTTTTGTGAAAGAAGAGTTTGGTGTAATTGAAAGCAATGATTCGAGACCGTGGACTATATTGTATTATCCTGAAGATATACATATTAAAGATGTGAAATTAGACAGCTATGTAATAGAAGGAGAGAACATTCAATACGAATACTAA
- a CDS encoding metal ABC transporter solute-binding protein, Zn/Mn family, which yields MKNPLKKLFITTTFMAILILTGCTKNSVSNKNNTTNDKLTVAVSIVPEETFIKSITGDLVNVVTMIPPGQSPETFEPTPDLLEKFSKSKLYFTMNVPAEVNSILPKTKDFNPDVKIVDLSNEVRKTYKDREFAPGSRDPHIWLSPKRVKIMINVMKDNLCSLDPNNKNIYEKNAESYIKKLDEADKNIKNSLKTLKTKSIIVYHPAFGYFTDDYGLQMIALEEEGKESTPQDMQKTIDFAKSKGIKTIFYQAETDNKQATTFAKELGGKAEKLAPLDPNYIENLKKMSDTFKSILK from the coding sequence ATGAAAAACCCATTAAAGAAATTGTTTATTACCACAACCTTTATGGCAATACTTATTCTAACTGGTTGCACTAAAAATTCGGTTTCAAACAAAAATAATACTACAAACGATAAATTAACAGTGGCTGTATCTATAGTTCCTGAGGAAACCTTTATTAAATCTATTACTGGCGATTTAGTTAATGTAGTTACTATGATTCCCCCAGGACAAAGCCCTGAAACTTTTGAACCTACTCCAGATCTTTTAGAAAAATTCAGTAAATCAAAATTATATTTTACTATGAATGTTCCTGCTGAGGTTAACTCAATATTGCCTAAGACAAAAGACTTTAATCCTGATGTAAAAATAGTGGATCTTTCAAATGAAGTAAGGAAAACTTATAAAGATAGAGAATTTGCTCCTGGTAGTCGTGATCCTCATATATGGCTATCTCCTAAAAGAGTTAAAATTATGATAAATGTAATGAAAGATAATCTTTGTTCTTTAGACCCAAATAATAAAAATATATATGAAAAAAATGCAGAATCATATATAAAGAAATTAGATGAAGCTGATAAAAATATAAAAAATTCTTTAAAAACACTAAAAACTAAATCTATAATAGTATATCATCCTGCCTTCGGATACTTTACCGATGATTATGGATTACAAATGATTGCTTTAGAAGAAGAGGGAAAAGAATCCACACCTCAAGACATGCAAAAAACAATAGATTTTGCTAAATCCAAAGGTATAAAAACAATATTTTACCAAGCGGAAACTGACAATAAGCAAGCCACTACCTTTGCCAAAGAATTAGGTGGTAAAGCCGAAAAACTTGCTCCACTTGACCCTAATTACATTGAAAATTTAAAGAAAATGTCTGATACATTCAAATCTATACTTAAGTAA
- a CDS encoding RusA family crossover junction endodeoxyribonuclease — translation MCTNYAKVIVYGSPITKSNFKLSNANGRAILPYNSGKYHDRYGVYEELIAYEARLQNPNVFFTESLIAILKVYYKSQKRHPDTTNIPKSIFDGIEKSGLIINDAQIRRLIIEEYYDSKNPRFELELYGESTHKIDYKVTQLQTSNKPIIYNPPANKKSNTSKSIKPLQEKKSDSTHCDICGKTIKNPSDSISANKGTTLICKSCFNKLF, via the coding sequence ATGTGTACAAATTACGCTAAAGTTATTGTTTATGGATCACCAATTACAAAATCAAATTTCAAATTGTCAAATGCTAACGGAAGAGCTATTCTCCCATATAACTCTGGAAAATACCACGACAGATACGGAGTATATGAAGAATTAATAGCCTATGAGGCTAGACTTCAAAACCCTAATGTATTTTTTACCGAATCACTAATTGCAATTTTAAAAGTTTATTATAAAAGCCAAAAAAGACATCCCGACACCACAAATATTCCCAAAAGTATTTTTGATGGAATTGAAAAAAGTGGCCTTATAATCAATGATGCTCAAATACGTCGTCTTATAATCGAAGAATATTACGACAGTAAAAATCCTCGTTTTGAATTAGAACTTTATGGCGAGAGTACTCATAAAATAGATTATAAAGTAACCCAATTACAAACATCTAATAAACCTATAATCTATAATCCTCCAGCTAATAAAAAATCTAATACGTCTAAAAGCATTAAGCCTTTACAAGAAAAAAAATCTGATTCTACTCATTGCGATATCTGTGGAAAAACAATAAAAAACCCTTCAGATTCTATTTCTGCAAATAAAGGAACCACGCTAATATGTAAATCTTGCTTTAATAAATTATTTTAG
- a CDS encoding NAD(P)/FAD-dependent oxidoreductase, producing the protein MEDVTMLEYDIVIIGGGAAGLAAAISAKKSGIDKILILERESCLGGTLNQCIHNGFGVEVFNENLTGPEYVEKFIEAIHEMDIEYKLDTCVVEFNSDKVIKAVSRSGIIEIKSKAIIISTGCREKPRGLINIAGRKSAGIFTAGSAQKFVNLEGYMPGKEIVILGSGNIALIMARRFTLEGACVKAVIEILPYVEGDKKLIKECLEDFNIPLIFSHTVIDVQGKERIKGITIARAENNAVITDTEQEISCDTIVLSVELSPESELAFKSGIDTVPFTKGIKVNKNMETNVSGIFSCGNVVFIHDKVDNITYEGYRAGENAVNYIKK; encoded by the coding sequence ATGGAGGATGTTACTATGCTTGAGTATGATATAGTAATAATAGGAGGAGGAGCTGCAGGGCTTGCGGCTGCTATTAGTGCTAAAAAGAGTGGAATTGATAAGATATTAATTTTAGAAAGAGAAAGTTGTCTTGGAGGTACACTTAATCAGTGTATTCATAATGGATTTGGTGTCGAAGTATTTAATGAGAACCTTACAGGACCAGAATATGTTGAGAAATTTATAGAAGCTATTCATGAAATGGATATAGAGTATAAATTAGATACATGTGTTGTTGAATTTAATAGTGATAAAGTTATAAAGGCAGTTAGTAGGAGTGGAATAATTGAAATAAAATCTAAGGCTATAATTATATCTACGGGATGTAGGGAGAAACCTAGAGGATTAATAAATATAGCAGGCAGAAAGAGTGCTGGTATATTTACAGCAGGATCAGCTCAAAAATTTGTTAATTTAGAAGGATATATGCCAGGAAAAGAAATTGTTATTTTAGGTTCAGGAAATATAGCATTAATTATGGCTAGAAGATTTACTTTAGAAGGAGCATGTGTAAAGGCAGTTATAGAAATTTTGCCTTATGTTGAAGGGGATAAAAAACTTATTAAAGAGTGTTTAGAGGATTTTAATATACCATTAATATTTTCACATACAGTTATAGATGTCCAAGGAAAGGAAAGAATAAAAGGTATTACCATAGCACGAGCTGAAAATAATGCTGTTATAACTGATACGGAACAAGAAATAAGTTGTGATACAATTGTGTTATCTGTAGAGTTATCGCCGGAAAGTGAATTGGCATTTAAATCAGGAATAGATACTGTTCCATTTACAAAGGGTATAAAAGTTAATAAGAATATGGAAACTAATGTGAGTGGGATATTTAGTTGTGGAAATGTTGTTTTTATTCATGATAAAGTTGACAATATAACTTATGAAGGATATAGGGCGGGAGAAAATGCTGTAAACTATATTAAAAAATAA